One Leptolyngbya sp. SIO1E4 genomic region harbors:
- a CDS encoding cytochrome P450 — protein sequence MRTIPQPKTLPFVQLANWIFRPLDYMETNFQRCGDLFFARWGVLDWIFVHHPDALKQMLTQDTGEAISAPGDTNKILISLLGKHSIALLSGETHRQRRKLIMPPFHGERLKVYADLIRDITLSLMAEMSVGQRFRARDLMQKITMRVILQAVFGLHEGDRCRRLETLLAQRLDMLSSPIASILIFFPILQTNVGKWSPGAKLAEISQEIDDLLYAEIRERRASMDTDRADILSLLLLTRDEAGHGLSDEELRDELMTLLVAGHETTATALAWSLYWSHQYPDVRGKVRQEIQDANASEDAIALTKLPYLNAVCNETLRIYPVGMLTFARQTHQAIELQGYSIPPEARLVGCIYLLHRREDLYPQPHEFRPERFLERQYSAFEFMPFGAGARRCVGAALAMYELKIVLGTLLTHYDLTLASDRPVQPERRGITLGMKGGVEMVFQGQRAITRPVLV from the coding sequence ATGCGAACTATTCCTCAACCCAAGACCCTTCCTTTCGTGCAGCTTGCCAACTGGATCTTCCGACCGTTGGACTACATGGAAACCAATTTCCAGCGCTGTGGCGACTTGTTTTTTGCCCGCTGGGGCGTGCTTGACTGGATATTTGTGCATCATCCTGACGCCCTTAAGCAAATGCTGACTCAGGACACGGGAGAGGCTATTAGCGCTCCTGGAGATACGAACAAAATCCTGATTTCCTTGTTGGGCAAGCATTCGATCGCTTTGCTCAGTGGCGAAACGCATCGGCAGCGGCGCAAGTTAATCATGCCGCCTTTCCACGGGGAACGGTTGAAAGTTTATGCCGATCTCATTCGCGATATCACTCTGTCTCTGATGGCAGAAATGAGTGTTGGGCAGCGGTTTCGGGCACGGGATTTGATGCAAAAAATCACCATGCGGGTGATTTTGCAGGCGGTGTTTGGTCTCCATGAAGGAGACCGCTGCCGTCGCTTAGAAACTTTGCTGGCCCAGCGGCTCGATATGCTCAGTAGTCCGATCGCTTCGATTTTGATCTTTTTTCCGATTTTGCAAACAAACGTCGGGAAATGGAGCCCAGGGGCTAAGTTAGCCGAGATTTCTCAAGAAATTGATGACTTGCTGTACGCTGAAATCCGCGAACGGCGAGCCTCGATGGATACTGACCGGGCCGATATTTTGTCTTTACTGCTGCTGACGCGGGATGAAGCCGGTCATGGCCTGAGTGACGAGGAACTGCGGGACGAACTGATGACGTTGCTGGTCGCTGGCCATGAAACAACGGCGACGGCCCTAGCCTGGAGTCTGTACTGGTCTCACCAGTATCCTGACGTTAGAGGCAAGGTTCGGCAGGAAATTCAGGATGCGAACGCCAGCGAGGATGCGATCGCCCTGACCAAACTGCCCTATCTCAACGCGGTGTGCAATGAGACCTTGCGAATTTATCCTGTGGGCATGCTTACCTTTGCCCGCCAAACTCACCAGGCGATCGAACTGCAAGGCTACTCGATTCCACCAGAGGCCCGATTGGTGGGGTGCATTTATCTTTTACACCGGCGAGAGGATCTGTATCCTCAGCCCCATGAGTTTCGTCCTGAACGCTTTTTAGAACGACAGTACTCTGCATTTGAGTTTATGCCGTTTGGCGCGGGGGCTCGTCGCTGTGTTGGGGCAGCCCTGGCAATGTATGAACTCAAAATTGTGTTGGGCACCCTCTTAACCCACTACGATTTAACCCTTGCCAGCGATCGCCCCGTGCAGCCCGAGCGTCGGGGAATCACCTTGGGTATGAAAGGTGGGGTGGAGATGGTGTTTCAGGGGCAACGCGCAATTACACGCCCTGTTTTGGTCTAA
- a CDS encoding alpha/beta hydrolase: protein MPPSPQMLSLANDLQLAYRDWGQGQPVLLLHGLADHGLVWQSLAESLSDRYRCIAPDLRGHGESSKPPETDYDSRMLAADLEALAQHLTLEQVDVVAHSWAAKIALLWARQQPQRIRRLVLVDPFFVNRLPGLFRPTLPLLYRTLPFLKVMGPFPSYEAAVAVARTLKQYRGWSALQEAVFKAGMERKLEGGWGSKFAIAARNGVFQDTLQLAGLTEAIATPTCVLLPKQGLNRTDFQLKPYRQYLTQLTMTPIPGNHWPHLVEPEALNQAVATFLETPFGSQN, encoded by the coding sequence ATGCCGCCCTCACCCCAAATGCTTTCACTGGCGAACGACCTGCAGCTGGCTTATCGAGACTGGGGGCAGGGTCAACCCGTGTTGCTGCTGCATGGGCTGGCAGACCATGGGTTGGTGTGGCAGAGCTTGGCAGAGAGTTTGAGCGATCGCTACCGTTGCATTGCCCCCGATTTGCGCGGTCATGGGGAGAGCAGCAAACCCCCTGAGACAGACTATGATTCTCGGATGCTGGCTGCCGATTTAGAAGCACTGGCCCAGCACCTCACCTTAGAGCAGGTGGATGTTGTGGCCCATTCCTGGGCTGCAAAAATTGCCCTTCTGTGGGCGCGGCAACAGCCGCAGCGCATTCGCCGTTTAGTGCTGGTCGATCCGTTTTTTGTGAATCGACTGCCGGGGCTATTTCGCCCCACCCTACCACTGCTGTATCGCACCTTGCCCTTTTTGAAAGTCATGGGGCCATTTCCGAGTTACGAGGCAGCGGTGGCCGTTGCCCGCACCTTGAAGCAATATCGCGGCTGGAGTGCCCTGCAGGAAGCGGTTTTCAAAGCGGGGATGGAACGTAAACTAGAAGGGGGCTGGGGCAGCAAGTTTGCGATCGCGGCTCGCAATGGCGTCTTTCAAGATACGCTGCAATTGGCAGGGTTAACCGAGGCGATCGCCACACCGACATGCGTGCTGCTGCCCAAACAAGGGCTGAATCGCACTGACTTTCAACTTAAGCCTTATCGGCAATATTTAACCCAGCTCACAATGACCCCCATCCCGGGGAATCACTGGCCCCACCTGGTTGAACCTGAGGCACTGAATCAGGCGGTCGCGACTTTTTTAGAGACCCCGTTCGGCTCCCAAAACTAA
- a CDS encoding HEAT repeat domain-containing protein, whose product MVLDILAAIGLKETGGYVAKEVLLPLLQGSLEDYTQDFFKGCVTDVVGLASQAPVQKAMGEALKTFVELVEEELKFQGCTGAEIRDFYEVPLRQLMKDADVKATLGRAFEPDCRSIEAEVLTLQWQALDLRTLPDEFDWSQIGKQYVRAVKGILRGSAELRDLLKLHNQEAMRQGIEELVGIPPDFDLRKYQETLREQYGNLKLESLDTTGYAYNDLKLWRMFIPQDVRTCQEFNPKVYEIPKEKLKELQQRGELDAEALEAAQIEAYRKTYVEQPIQTVLEVIGRTAGRGQRSRPVADYAVVLGDPGSGKSTLLQYVALQWAEQPIRDLKELAQRPLPLLIELRKYARDRHDQKCSSMVAYLHQGDIACRLNQQRLHEVLTAGNAIALFDGIDEVFDPKLREVVVTDIHRFTNNYPQVQTVVTSRWLGYKAQTLRDAGFQHYMLQDLTDEQITDFIERWHDQTFLEGADKVRKRGRLHKAIRESKAIRELAGNPLLLTMMAILNRNQELPRDRPELYSQASRVLLHQWDVERNLVEQRLDPVTIDYRDKQAMLRQVAFHMQSGEAGLAGNIISAQDLESILTDYLKSIDVEQPRDVARRMIRQLRERNFILCYLGAENYAFVHRTFLEFFAAWAFVWEFKETQTIQFEELRDQTFGAHWQEESWQEVLRLIAGMIEAKFVGNLITFLLDQKVDKEKFADGNNNLEREGLSNLLLAANCLSEVRNRKELSPIANQLFQALKAEAEDQYPYTLDQGASEALIGVIVGAWREHIDLLPLLKSWINVDPSSYIPESSVAAIAQNWVTSFDTLPWLKTRAQEDEDKDVRMAAVQALAKGWKTDPDTLPILKTRVQEDEDNFVRMVAVQELAKGWKTDPDTLPILKTWVQEDEDNFVRMVAVQELAKGWKTDPDTLPWLKTRAQEDEDNFVRRAAVQELAKGWKTDPDTLPWLKTRAQEDEDNVVRMAAVQELAKGWKTDPDTLPWLKTRAQEDEDKDVRMAAVEALAKGWKTDPDTLPWLKTRAQEDEDKDVRMAAVEALAKGWKTDPDTLPWLKTRAQEDEDKDVRMAAVQELAKGWKTDPDTLPILKTRAQEDDNYAVRRAAVQELAKGWKTDPDTLPILKTRAQEDEDNFVRRAAVQELAKGWKTDPDTLPWLKTRAQEDDNYAVRMAAVQELAKGWKTDPDTLPWLKTRAQEDEDKDVRVAAVEALAKGWKTDPDTLPWLKTRAQEDEDKDVRMAAVEALAKGWKTDPDTLPWLKTRAQEDEDKDVRMAAVQELAKGWKTDPDTLPILKTWAQEDDNYAVRRAAVQELAKGWKTDPDTLPILKTRAQEDEDNFVRRAAVQELAKGWKTDPDTLPILKTRAQEDEDKDVRMAAVEALAKGWKTDPDTLPWLKTRAQEDDNSDVRRVALQELADNWIKTPGVLGFLVSCFLNDSALQPEELKGLERLEVLKKLLQENDVPEVQKLEILQDRAQNDSDEQLRKWAEKQIEEL is encoded by the coding sequence ATGGTGTTAGACATTCTTGCTGCGATCGGTTTGAAGGAAACGGGCGGTTACGTTGCCAAAGAAGTCTTACTGCCGCTCCTGCAAGGCAGTCTGGAAGACTACACCCAGGACTTTTTCAAGGGCTGTGTGACGGATGTGGTGGGGTTGGCGAGCCAAGCGCCTGTGCAAAAGGCGATGGGTGAGGCGCTGAAAACGTTTGTTGAGCTAGTGGAGGAAGAGCTGAAATTTCAGGGCTGCACCGGGGCAGAGATTCGTGATTTTTATGAAGTGCCGCTGCGCCAGTTGATGAAAGACGCCGATGTGAAGGCGACCTTGGGACGAGCGTTTGAACCAGATTGCCGCAGTATTGAGGCCGAGGTGCTGACGCTGCAGTGGCAAGCATTGGACTTGCGAACCCTGCCCGACGAGTTTGACTGGTCGCAAATCGGCAAACAGTATGTGCGGGCCGTGAAAGGCATTTTGCGGGGGTCTGCTGAACTACGAGACTTGCTGAAGCTGCACAACCAGGAAGCCATGCGCCAGGGCATTGAGGAACTGGTAGGCATTCCCCCTGATTTTGATTTGCGCAAGTATCAGGAAACCTTGCGGGAGCAGTACGGCAATCTGAAGCTGGAATCACTGGACACCACAGGTTATGCCTACAACGACTTGAAGCTGTGGCGCATGTTCATTCCTCAAGATGTGCGGACGTGCCAGGAATTTAACCCCAAGGTGTACGAAATCCCCAAGGAGAAGCTAAAGGAGCTGCAGCAGCGGGGGGAACTGGATGCGGAAGCCCTGGAAGCAGCACAGATTGAAGCCTACCGCAAGACCTATGTGGAGCAGCCGATCCAAACTGTGCTGGAGGTGATTGGCCGCACTGCGGGGAGGGGGCAGCGCAGTCGTCCGGTGGCGGACTATGCCGTGGTACTGGGAGATCCAGGATCGGGGAAGTCGACGCTGCTGCAGTATGTGGCGTTGCAGTGGGCCGAACAGCCCATCCGCGATCTGAAGGAACTGGCCCAGCGACCGCTGCCGCTGCTGATTGAATTGCGTAAGTATGCCCGCGATCGCCATGACCAAAAATGCAGCAGCATGGTGGCCTATTTGCACCAGGGGGATATTGCCTGTCGGCTGAATCAGCAACGACTCCATGAGGTGCTGACGGCAGGGAATGCCATTGCCTTGTTTGATGGCATTGATGAGGTGTTTGACCCGAAACTGCGGGAAGTGGTGGTAACGGATATTCACCGCTTTACCAACAATTACCCCCAGGTGCAGACGGTGGTGACGTCGCGGTGGCTGGGGTACAAGGCCCAAACCTTGCGGGATGCGGGATTTCAGCACTACATGCTGCAAGACCTGACGGATGAGCAGATTACAGACTTTATTGAGCGGTGGCACGACCAGACGTTTCTGGAAGGGGCAGACAAGGTACGTAAGCGGGGGCGGCTACACAAGGCGATTCGCGAGTCGAAGGCGATTCGGGAGTTGGCGGGGAATCCACTGCTGCTGACGATGATGGCGATTTTGAACCGCAATCAAGAGCTACCGAGGGATCGACCGGAGCTGTATAGCCAGGCCTCGCGGGTGTTGTTGCACCAGTGGGACGTGGAGAGGAATTTGGTTGAGCAGCGGTTAGATCCGGTGACGATTGACTATCGGGACAAACAGGCGATGCTGCGCCAGGTGGCGTTTCACATGCAGTCGGGCGAGGCGGGACTGGCCGGAAACATCATCAGCGCCCAAGACCTGGAAAGCATTTTGACGGACTATTTGAAATCCATTGATGTGGAGCAGCCGCGAGATGTAGCCCGGCGGATGATTCGTCAACTGCGGGAACGGAATTTTATCTTGTGTTACCTCGGGGCGGAAAATTACGCATTTGTGCATCGCACATTTTTAGAGTTTTTTGCGGCGTGGGCCTTTGTTTGGGAGTTTAAGGAAACTCAGACAATTCAGTTTGAAGAATTACGAGATCAGACATTTGGGGCTCACTGGCAGGAAGAAAGTTGGCAGGAGGTGCTGCGGCTGATTGCGGGAATGATTGAGGCCAAATTTGTAGGCAATCTGATCACGTTTTTGCTCGACCAGAAGGTTGACAAAGAAAAGTTTGCCGATGGAAATAACAATCTTGAACGTGAGGGACTCAGCAATTTACTCTTAGCTGCGAACTGCCTGTCAGAAGTTCGCAATCGCAAAGAGCTTTCCCCCATAGCAAATCAACTTTTTCAAGCACTGAAGGCTGAAGCCGAAGATCAATATCCCTACACCTTAGACCAGGGTGCTTCGGAAGCCCTGATTGGGGTTATTGTCGGTGCTTGGCGAGAGCACATTGATTTACTGCCTCTCCTTAAGAGCTGGATTAATGTTGATCCCAGTTCTTACATTCCAGAGTCATCTGTGGCTGCGATCGCCCAAAACTGGGTTACTTCATTTGACACTTTACCTTGGCTCAAGACGCGGGCCCAAGAAGACGAGGATAAAGATGTTCGGATGGCGGCGGTGCAGGCGTTAGCCAAAGGGTGGAAAACCGACCCCGATACCTTGCCCATCCTCAAGACGCGGGTCCAAGAAGACGAGGATAACTTTGTTCGGATGGTGGCCGTGCAGGAGTTAGCCAAAGGGTGGAAAACCGACCCCGATACCTTGCCCATCCTCAAGACGTGGGTCCAAGAAGACGAGGATAACTTTGTTCGGATGGTGGCCGTGCAGGAGTTAGCCAAAGGGTGGAAAACCGACCCTGATACCTTGCCCTGGCTCAAGACGCGGGCCCAAGAAGACGAGGATAACTTTGTTCGGAGGGCGGCGGTGCAGGAGTTAGCCAAAGGGTGGAAAACCGACCCCGATACCTTGCCCTGGCTCAAGACGCGGGCCCAAGAAGACGAGGATAACGTTGTTCGGATGGCGGCGGTGCAGGAGTTAGCCAAAGGGTGGAAAACCGACCCCGATACCTTGCCCTGGCTCAAGACGCGGGCCCAAGAAGACGAGGATAAAGATGTTCGGATGGCGGCAGTAGAAGCTTTAGCCAAAGGGTGGAAAACCGACCCCGATACCTTGCCCTGGCTCAAGACGCGGGCCCAAGAAGACGAGGATAAAGATGTTCGGATGGCGGCAGTAGAAGCTTTAGCCAAAGGGTGGAAAACCGACCCCGATACCTTGCCCTGGCTCAAGACGCGGGCCCAAGAAGACGAGGATAAAGATGTTCGGATGGCGGCGGTGCAGGAGTTAGCCAAAGGGTGGAAAACCGACCCCGATACCTTGCCCATTCTCAAGACGCGGGCCCAAGAAGACGACAATTACGCTGTTCGGAGGGCGGCGGTGCAGGAGTTAGCCAAAGGGTGGAAAACCGACCCCGATACCTTGCCCATTCTCAAGACGCGGGCCCAAGAAGACGAGGATAACTTTGTTCGGAGGGCGGCGGTGCAGGAGTTAGCCAAAGGGTGGAAAACCGACCCCGATACCTTGCCCTGGCTCAAGACGCGGGCCCAAGAAGACGACAATTACGCTGTTCGGATGGCGGCGGTGCAGGAGTTAGCCAAAGGGTGGAAAACCGACCCCGATACCTTGCCCTGGCTCAAGACGCGGGCCCAAGAAGACGAGGATAAAGATGTTCGGGTGGCGGCAGTAGAAGCTTTAGCCAAAGGGTGGAAAACCGACCCCGATACCTTGCCCTGGCTCAAGACGCGGGCCCAAGAAGACGAGGATAAAGATGTTCGGATGGCGGCAGTAGAAGCTTTAGCCAAAGGGTGGAAAACCGACCCCGATACCTTGCCCTGGCTCAAGACGCGGGCCCAAGAAGACGAGGATAAAGATGTTCGGATGGCGGCGGTGCAGGAGTTAGCCAAAGGGTGGAAAACCGACCCCGATACCTTGCCCATTCTCAAGACGTGGGCCCAAGAAGACGACAATTACGCTGTTCGGAGGGCGGCGGTGCAGGAGTTAGCCAAAGGGTGGAAAACCGACCCCGATACCTTGCCCATTCTCAAGACGCGGGCCCAAGAAGACGAGGATAACTTTGTTCGGAGGGCGGCGGTGCAGGAGTTAGCCAAAGGGTGGAAAACCGACCCCGATACCTTGCCCATTCTCAAGACGCGGGCCCAAGAAGACGAGGATAAAGATGTTCGGATGGCGGCAGTAGAAGCTTTAGCCAAAGGGTGGAAAACCGACCCCGATACCTTGCCCTGGCTCAAGACGCGAGCCCAAGAAGACGACAATAGTGATGTTCGGAGAGTGGCGCTGCAGGAGTTAGCTGATAACTGGATAAAAACACCTGGAGTATTAGGTTTCCTGGTTTCCTGCTTTCTGAATGATTCAGCCTTACAACCTGAAGAACTAAAGGGCCTTGAGCGTCTTGAAGTTTTGAAAAAGTTACTGCAGGAAAACGATGTACCTGAGGTGCAAAAGCTAGAAATTCTGCAAGACCGTGCCCAAAACGACAGTGACGAACAGCTTAGGAAGTGGGCGGAGAAGCAGATAGAGGAATTATGA
- the murQ gene encoding N-acetylmuramic acid 6-phosphate etherase — translation MTSSTASLPGDSGDRGHLLTEQVNPASQCLDQLPPLAFVDLVNQEDQKTLAAIAAAREALAEAISVTATAMRHGGRLFYVGAGTSGRLGVLDAAECPPTFCTAPEQVQGLIAGGAGALVRSSEGLEDIADDGAIAIHGRHIHEHDVVVGITAGGTTPYVHGALKAAQQRGATTIFIACVPGDQVPVDYDVDIRLLVGPEILAGSTRLKAGTVTKMALNILSTGAMVQLGKVYGNRMVDVSVTNTKLRDRAIRMLCDLTDLTREAAADLLDNSGQRVKVALLMHWGELAIAEAERCLEQHEGHLRHAMDSLKG, via the coding sequence ATGACATCATCGACTGCGTCGTTGCCCGGCGATTCAGGGGATCGAGGACATTTGCTAACGGAGCAGGTGAATCCTGCTAGTCAATGTCTTGATCAGCTGCCCCCCCTTGCCTTTGTGGATTTGGTGAATCAGGAAGACCAAAAAACGCTGGCGGCGATCGCGGCGGCACGGGAAGCGTTAGCTGAGGCGATCTCGGTGACGGCGACGGCGATGCGGCATGGGGGCCGACTGTTTTATGTCGGGGCTGGAACCAGCGGTCGGCTAGGGGTGCTAGATGCAGCGGAGTGCCCTCCCACGTTTTGCACCGCACCAGAACAGGTGCAGGGCCTGATTGCTGGGGGGGCCGGGGCGCTGGTGCGGAGTTCTGAAGGTCTAGAAGATATTGCCGATGATGGGGCGATCGCCATCCATGGGCGTCATATCCATGAACACGATGTGGTGGTGGGGATCACCGCCGGGGGAACGACCCCTTACGTTCATGGGGCGCTCAAAGCTGCCCAGCAGCGCGGAGCCACCACTATTTTTATCGCCTGTGTCCCTGGGGATCAGGTGCCTGTGGATTATGACGTGGATATTCGCCTGCTCGTTGGCCCGGAAATTCTCGCAGGGTCTACCCGCCTGAAAGCCGGCACCGTGACCAAAATGGCCCTGAATATTCTGTCCACCGGGGCGATGGTGCAGCTGGGCAAGGTCTATGGTAATCGCATGGTGGATGTGTCGGTGACGAATACGAAGCTCCGCGATCGCGCCATTCGCATGCTGTGTGACCTAACAGACCTGACCCGAGAAGCGGCTGCAGATTTGCTGGATAACAGTGGACAGCGGGTCAAGGTGGCGCTGCTCATGCACTGGGGTGAGTTAGCGATCGCTGAGGCTGAACGCTGCCTAGAGCAGCATGAAGGGCATCTGCGTCATGCGATGGATAGCCTTAAGGGATGA
- a CDS encoding DUF3110 domain-containing protein: MQVYALLFNAGTDNEGIHSLQAGGRNTVLMFESEDDATRFGLMLEAQDFPTPTVEGFDEKEIEEFCQGAGFDCKRIPAGALVMPPDDNVDKTDWKADGTYDGEEPPTADESRLSNEELDDIRRRLEGLL; the protein is encoded by the coding sequence ATGCAGGTCTACGCGCTGTTGTTTAACGCAGGTACCGACAACGAAGGTATCCATTCGCTGCAAGCGGGCGGGCGCAACACCGTTCTCATGTTCGAGAGCGAAGATGATGCGACCCGATTTGGGCTGATGCTCGAAGCACAGGATTTTCCCACACCGACAGTAGAAGGTTTTGACGAAAAAGAAATTGAAGAGTTCTGCCAGGGTGCAGGATTTGATTGCAAACGGATTCCCGCCGGGGCGCTCGTGATGCCTCCCGATGACAATGTGGATAAAACCGATTGGAAGGCGGACGGCACCTACGATGGCGAAGAACCGCCAACGGCGGACGAATCGCGGCTTTCGAATGAAGAGCTGGATGATATTCGTCGTCGGCTTGAGGGGTTGCTTTAA